CCTGCGAAAAAATACCCGGTGATCGTCAATTTCTACGAGACGCATTCAGACGATTTGCACGAGTACTTCACCCCCCACTACAGCACCTGCACGATCGATATTCCGACTTTCGTGAGCAATGGGTATGTGGTATTTCGTCCGGATGTACACTTTGGTGTGGGCCAGCCTGGCGAGGATGCGACTAATGCCGTAGTGAGTGGCACCCGGGCGCTGATCGCCGCAGGCATCGCAGATAAAGATCGTATCGGATTACAGGGACATAGCTTCTCTGGTTTCGAAGTGGCCTACATCGCGACGAAAACATATTTGTTCAAGTGTGTGAACGTAGGCGCGGGAGTGGTAAACATGACTTACAACTATACCTCGATGCGTTCGAACGGCGCGCCCGGGCTGTTTAAGCCGGAGGTAGATCAGTATCGTATCGGTAAAACCATGTGGGAGGACAAAGCGGCCTATCTGCTTAATTCCCCCATCCTTAACGCCGATAAGATTACCAGTCCGCTACTGATCCTGCATAACGACAAAGATGGCGCAGTGGCCTTTACACAGGGCCTGGACTTATTTTACGCGATGCGTCGCATGCAAAAGCCGGCGTGGTTGCTGAACTACAAAGGGCAGAACCATACGTTAGAGGAATTAGGCCCCCAGCAGGACTGGACTGCCCGTATGACCCAATACTTCGACCACTATCTGAAGGGCAAACCTATGCCAAGGTGGATGAAAGAAGGCATTGGGGTGGATGATCGTAAGGTAGATATGAAGCTGGACTATTAATATTTCTCATAAACGAACAGGCTAACGGCCCGGGGTTGTTTAGCCCGGAGGCACTATGTAGATTTTGGTAACAGAAGCATCCCGTCCCCCTCAGGACGGGATGCTGTTTTTATATCTTCACAAATTCCACCCGCCTGTTATTCGCCTTACCCAATACCGTTTTATTATCGCCTACTGGTACGCTTGCACCCTTACCGTCTGTACTCAGCAGCGTCGCATCGATACCAAATTGTTCCACCAGGTAAGTTTTTACCGCTTCTGCTCTTTTCTTTGATAAAGCAACATTGGCGGCGGGTACGCCGTCTGCATCCGTATGGCCGACGATCTTTACTTTGAGTTCCGGGTTCTCCGTAAGCACTGCCGCTATTTCCTTCAGCGTACCATGTGAAGTCGCTTTGATCTTGTCGGAGTTCACGTCGAACAAAATGCCCGTCGTCGAAAACTTGCCGGTGGTTACGAGTTTAGAGCGCGTGTCGGGCAGGCCGGCAGCCACTTTGATGTTGCCTACCAGGTACTGGAACGCCTCGTCCGGAAAGCCGCCTGTCGTTTCCACGCGGAAGTACAACTGGTTAAAAGGCGTGCTGGTATTCACACCGCGAGGCAGGTCGAACACTTTATCTTCATTGATCCAGATACGCAGCCGGGTGCCTTGTACCGAAATGGCATAATGGGCCACCTTACGCAGCGTTGCACCATATTTGCTCACTTTCTTTTCTCCAAAAAAGGTTTCTTTTTTGTTTTCATAACTGTGGATGCGCGCCATCGTATTTTCATTCTCCTTAGGATCGATCTTTACAGAAAACGAGTTGTACTGGAACTGGTGCGTGAGGAAGGGGTTGGCACCCGGATCTTCTTTACCGGAAGCAAACAAGCCGAAGGTGAGTGGCGGC
This genomic interval from Chitinophaga horti contains the following:
- a CDS encoding OmpA family protein, whose amino-acid sequence is MRKLIILPLLACLWQPLNAQDTLLATYSRFDFVPGEKVIYAEDFASDATGELPVNWNTNANGSVIAMADKSKWLHLAVGNYLSGTKAKDFGPNFTVEFDMLLNVVPKMGYYLPPLTFGLFASGKEDPGANPFLTHQFQYNSFSVKIDPKENENTMARIHSYENKKETFFGEKKVSKYGATLRKVAHYAISVQGTRLRIWINEDKVFDLPRGVNTSTPFNQLYFRVETTGGFPDEAFQYLVGNIKVAAGLPDTRSKLVTTGKFSTTGILFDVNSDKIKATSHGTLKEIAAVLTENPELKVKIVGHTDADGVPAANVALSKKRAEAVKTYLVEQFGIDATLLSTDGKGASVPVGDNKTVLGKANNRRVEFVKI